The Halovivax ruber XH-70 genome includes the window GCTTCCAGCCAGGTGACGAGCGACGCGAGCCGGTCGTGATCGACGCTGCCGTCGGCGGCGAACGGCGTGACGATGGGAACGCCAGTACCCTGCATAGCGGCTACTGAACGGCGACCGAGAAAAGTGTCGGGCTCGGGGCGATCTTCGGACGATGCAGCCCGATCGTGAGTTCCCGTCCGTGCGCGTTTGGGCCGATCACCATGCCCAACTGCGTTGGCGCAACGGACACGACTCGGTCGGGGAAATAGTCCCGACTCGTTCATCGGACGGTTCCGACCCGTGCGGCGGAATCGGCTCCGACTCGGTCTGTGGAATCGCTACTCTCCAAGCAAATCGACAGGAGGTTCCGACGCGATTCCGTCTCCCTGCTGGACGAAGGGAGCGATCTCGTTCCACGCGGGGCCTTCACTGATCGTCCCGTCCTCCCGGTCCCAGCAGATGTAGTCCATCGCCTCGAGTTTCGGCAGATGCGCGTGGTGAAGCATTACCCTCACGGAAGCGGCCCGTCCCTCACCACAGTCCGAATCGCCGGCGACACTGCGCGTTGCGTCCGCGACGGAGAGTGGGGCATCCTCCTGTATCGCGGTCAGCACTCGCCGTCGGTGGCCGTTTTGCAGCGCCTCCATAACCTGATCGACAGAAGTCCCGTTGCCCATAGTGTCGAGTGTATAGCCACACAATTACGGACGGTGCATGGCACACGAGGCCGTTAACCCATCCCACCACTCGGTGGATACAGACTGGAGAGCCACAAAGAACAGACGTCAACTAACCCGCTGGAACGCTTCAGACTCCTCGGCTTCCATCGCGATGAGTGAATTCGTCACGAGCGTCTCGATTCCCCGACGCAGTCGTTCGGTAACGGCCTGATCGGAGATACCCAGCGCGTCGCCCATATCCTGTGTGGACACCTGCCGTGGAATCGAATAGTAGCCCTCTTCGACCGCCCGGATTAGCGTCTCTCGCTGGGCGGTCGTCAGCCCATACCACATGCCGGTTCCCGGGCGAACGGGGTTGTAGATTCGACCGACTTCGAGGGAGATACTCGCGTCCGCGCAGTACTCCTGGAAGTCGCTGAGGCGTTCGTGAGTCTGGAAGCGAATTTCGAACTCCCAGGTGCTCGTAGTGCCGGTCGCACTGAGTAGCTGCCCACCGATCTCGGCGATTCCAAGAAAGAAGTCGTCCGTGGTGACGTCCCAGTCGAGTGAATACAGCCGTTCGTTCTTGTGCCGGCTCACTTCGACGATTCGATCCACGGCCGAGTGGTCACGGACGTTCTTTTCGAAAGACTCGCGGGCCTCGTCACTGACCGAGAAGAACGGTACTGCCTTCTCCCCGAGCGGCACCATGGTTTCGAGTTCGACGGTTGCACCGGGGTCCAGCCTGAGAATGCGTCCCAGTTCGAACGCGTCGGCGGGTATCCGGAGGTGAGCGATGACGGCCATTCCCTTCCCTGTGTCTGGGTCCGATCCGTGTAAAAAGGACCTGCATGGTATACCAACCTGCAAGCAAGTGCATGGTCCACCATGGTTAGGGTAGCCCTTTGCGGGCGGCGCGCCTTGCACGAACTGGACCGAACGCCCTGCGCGGATATCGGTCTCGTCAAAGGCGACGAGATCGTGACTAGCGCCACTCTTCGAGTCGTGGTCAGACGGCCCACTCCATGACACGAAATCCACTCACGGACGTCTCGATTACGAGCCCCGGAGAGTTCGAGACCGTTCTCGCCGCAGCCGTCGAAACGGCAATCGGAGCGAACGTAGACGTCCGCAGCGCGTGGGAGTTCGAAACCCGCGGTTCGACCCACAACTGGGAGGTTCAGATCGTCGAACTGGCGAAGGAGTTCGACGACGAGTAACTCGAGTCGCGTCCAGGGCACCTACCACCCTTCCGTCCACGAACAGCGCGACTGCGCCGTCAGGGCAGATTCGATTCTGGCACTACGGACGGCCCGACCGAGAAAACTGGCTCAGAAACGGCGTTCGGACGGGAGGAATCGGCCCTCAGTAGCCGAACTGGTCGCGGACGAGGACGACCGTGGTGCGGCCCTCCTCTAGTTCCTGACGGAAGATGAGCTGTTTGGCGATGGCCGAGTCGACGCCGTAGGCCTCGTTGGCCCGCTCGTTCTCCAGCGGGTAGGCGACGGATTCGAGCCGGTCGAGCGCGTCAGAGAGCGTCGGCACGATCTTGTTCACGCCGCTGACGATGACGACGTTTCCGGCGGCGAAGGGGTACGCGCCGATACGGCTCCCCGATCGGTCGGCCGCGACGAGTTCGCCGGTCTGGGCGATGGCGTTGACGCTACCGAGGAAGTAGTCGGCCGTCTGCGACTCGCGCCGGGCCGCCTGGCGCTCCTCGTCGTCGTCGATGCTCCAGACCTGGTCCGGAAGGCTCTCCCACTCGTGGTCACCCTCGCTCAGGTACTCGACGAACCCGATCTCTTCGAGCGTCGTCGAGTGGCCGTTCATCACGGACGCCCCGGCGGGAATCTGTGACTGGACCGCCGTGAGCGCCTCGTCGGCCGAGTCGACGACCACGACGTCGAAGCCGTGGTCCTCGAGATTCGAGACGGCCTCGTCGATGGCGTCCGCGGCGGGGAGTTCGTCGAGCGACTCGTCGATATCGGTCTGGGAGACGTAATCAGATTTCTGCTGTGACATGGTGCGTGAGTCGACGCTCACAGATAGTGTGAGATCACCCAAAAGTGCTCGCTGACACCGGTGTCGGGAGGTGATACCAGTGTTACTCCGTGAGACCGACGCGGAACCGACGAGGATTTCGAGAGAACACCCAAGTTGATAGTCGGTGTGTCTAATTTCTCTGCTGGAGGAACAATACGTCTCTATGGAAACGACATTCACCCACCAACCGTCGTTCACCCACCTCGTCGTCGAACTCGCAGCTGGCGAAACGATCCTCGCGGAACCCGGCGCGATGGTCGGGCACTCCCCGAACGTCGAGATTTCGACGGCCAGCAGCCGTGATGGGTTGCTCAGCTCCGCGAAGTCGATGCTTGGCGGGGAGTCACTGGTCGTCAACGAGTTCACTGCGGAAGGTGGTCCCGGCGAGGTGCGTCTGGCACCGCCAACACCGGGCGACGTCAAGGAACACGAATTGCAGGACGAGACGCTGTACACTACTGACGGCGCGTTTCTGGCGTCGTCGCCAGGTATCGACATCGACTCGGAATTCGGCGGGCTCAAGTCGATGCTCGGCGGGGCGAGCCTCACGCCGCTAGCTCTCAAGGGAACCGGCACCGCCTTCATCGACGCCTATGGCGGGCTCGAACGTCTCGATCTGGACCCTGGCGAGTCCTACACGCTGGACAACGAGCACCTGATCGCCTGGGACGACAGCGTCGAGTTCGATACTCGGCGCGTCGGCGGGCTGAAATCGACGCTGCTGAGCGGGGAAGGACTCGTCTTCGACTTCACCGGTCCGGGGAGCGTCTGGTACCAGACCCGAGACATCGATAGTTTCGTCGGCATACTCGCACCCAGAATCCAGACCAGCGACAGTTGATCAGTCGACCGATCGACGACACCTCGCTGGGGCTGTGGGAAGTGAAACGACCGGAGTGCGGAGAAACGGATAAACGGGATCACATCGTTGGGTCGGTATGGTCGAGACCGCTGCGACGACGCGTCGCCGACTGGCCGATCGACTGCGCGAGGAACCCGGCACGCCCGCGGAGCTCGGTCGCGAGTTCTCCCTCTCACCGTCGACCGTTCTCACACATCTCGAACATCTCGCACACAGCCTCCAACACGACGACGAGGAGTTGCTCGTCGCACCACCCGAGTGTCGCGAGTGCGGCTTCGACGACTTCGACGACCTCCTCAATCGCCCGTCTCGCTGCCCCTCGTGCAAACACGAGGGGATCCGGGAACCGACTGTCACCATCCGGTGACAGATCAACGGAGTGACGCTGGATTCGTATCCGATACGCCTTTCAGTGTCCGCGGAGTCCACACTGACGAACCCCCGACACCGGCGGCTTTCGATGGATTCGACGCCGAGTGACGACCCTGTCGGGGCCCCGACGATCCATGACGACCCCTGCACCCGACACAACCGATCTGACGCTCTCCGTCCTCGACGCCCTCCCAGCGGACGCACCGGCAGCCCCGCTGACGAGCGCGCTCGACATCCTCACGAACGAACGCCGGCGACACGTCCTCCGGGTCGTCGGCGAGCAGGGCGAGACGATGACGCTCCCCGACGTCGCCGACGAGGTCGCCGTCCGGGAGTGTGGCCGCCCACTCCCCGAGATCCAACCCGAGACCGTTACCGAGACCTACATCTCGATCTACCACGACCATCTCCCGCGACTCGTCGACGCCAACCTCCTCGCGTACGATCAGGAACGCGATCTCGTTCACCCCAGGTTCGCTACCGACGCGGTCGATTCCCCCACGAACTAACGCACTCCTCCCGGACGAACGCACGCCAACCGCAGTCGCTCACTCAGTAATAGCGTGCGTCGACGCGCTCGTCGAACGCCCGTTGTAGTCGCGCGGTCAGCGGCCAGCGACTCGGTTCCTCGACTGTGTCTGACCAGCCAGCGGGCCAGGACCCAGCCACATCGTCGAGCGCCGATCGCTCGTCACCGGCCCCTCGATTCTGACCGACTGCTTCCCCGTCGAACCGGCAGACCGGTCTGAGTTCCCACGTCGAGTTCGTCAGGAACACCTCGTCGGCCGTCGCGACGTCTTGCAGTTCGACCGAACGAGTGGCCGCCGGGATCTCCAGCTCGGCGGCCAGTTCGAGGACGACGCGGCGGGTGATCCCCGGCAAGACGGGACCGTCGGTCGACGGCGTCACGAGTTCGCCGTCGTCGACGAGGAAGACGTTGCTCGTCGCGCCCTCGGTCACGTGCCCCCGACCATCGAGCATGAGCGCCTCGTCGGCGTCGGTGCCGCGCAGTTCTAGTCGGGCGAGGATCCCGTTCGCGTAGTTGTGCGTCTTCGCCGCCGACGGGAGGGCGGCGTCGGGTATCCGTCGGGTCTCGACCGTCCGGACGACCGCCGGCTCCGCCCAGACCGGCTGTCCGTCGACGCCGCCACGCGGGAGTGGCTTCACCCAGATGACGACGGTCGGGTCGACCGGCCGCTGGGGCGTCACCGTGCCGGGCTGGACGCCCCGCGTGATCGAGAGCCGGACGTACGCATCGGCCAGTTCGTTCGCGGCGAGCGTCTCGTCGATGCGCGCTCGCAGGTCCTCGCGATCGAATCCGTGCGCTATCCCGAGCGTCTCGCAGGTTCGGGCTAACCGATCGGCGTGGGCGTCCCACTCGAAGATCGAGCCGCCATACGCCCGCACCGTCTCGAAGGCCGCGTCGCCGTAGCGAAAGCCGCGATCGTCGACGCTGACCGTCGCCTCCTCGGCGGGCACGAGCTCGCCGTCGACGTGGTACAGCAACGACTCCGCGTTGTCGGGGGCAGTCACGAGTCTCCCCTCCGGCGCTTGCGTGCGGCAAGCTCACAGAAGTTCTCGACGAGTCGCCTGCCGATGGCGAGCGAGATGCCGGTCGTCCGATCAGTCTCGGTGGCGGTGTCGCCGGGTTCGCCCGTCGACGATTCGTCGCGGCGAACGCTCGACGATCCCTCGACCGTGCGGGTCAAGAGACTCTCGGGATGGAACTGGACGCCGACGTGCGGGCGCTGTCGGTGGCGAACGGCCATCACGACCTCGCGGTCGTCGACTGTCTGGGCGGTCTCGACGAGCGAGTCCGGAATCTCGGTTCGCGGGACGGCGAGCGAGTGGTAGCGGCCGACCTGCACCCGTTCGGGGAGCCCCGAGAAGATGCCCTCGCCGTCGTGCGTGACGACGGACGGTTTGCCGTGGACGACGTCGGGTGCCTGGCGGACGTCGGCCCCGTGGGCCGCACACAGTGCCTGGTGGCCCAGGCAGACGCCCAGAATCGGGTATCCGGTCTCCGCGAACAGCGGGATCGAAATTCCCGCGTCGGCGGGCGTTCCGGGTCCGGGCGAGATCACGATCCCGTCCGGGTCGAGCCGACGCACGTCGTCGACGTCTATGTCGTCGTTCCGGCGAACGAGTACCGACCCCGCCACGCTCCCGACGTACTGGACCAGGTTGTAGACGAACGAGTCGTAGTTGTCGATCACGAGGATGGTCGGCCCCTCGCTCGACCCACCGCCATCGCCGTCGATCACGCCCGATCACCCCCATCGGATGTTGCATCGTCGATGTCGGCACCGGTCGCACCCGTCTCGACGGCGAGCGCGGCACGGTCCCCCAGGGCGTCGTCGAGCGCCGTCACGAGCGCGCGTGCTTTGTCGAGCGTCTCGTCGTACTCGTGTTCGGGGACCGAGTCGTGGACGATACCGGCACCGACGCGGAGGTGGTAGGTTTCGGCCTGGCGGACGAGCGTCCGGATGACGATATTGACTGTCGCCCGGCCGTCGAAGCCGAAGATGCCCATACTCCCGGTGTAGGGGCCGCGGCGTGTGGCCTCGAACTCGTCGATGAGTGCCATCGTCCGGGGTTTCGGCGCACCGGTGATCGTCCCACCGGGGAACGTCGCGGCGATGGCGTCGGCGAGCGTCGCGTCCTCGCGGAGGCGGCCGCGAACGTCGGAGACGAGGTGCATCACCTCGGCGTAGCGGTCGATCCGGCGGTACTCGGCGACCTCGACCGAGCCGTATTCACAGACCTTGCCGAGATCGTTGCGCTCGAGATCGACCAGCATAGCGTGCTCGGCGCGTTCCTTCTCGTCGTCGCCGAGTTCGGCAGCCAGCGCCTCGTCTTCGGCTTCGGTTTCGCCACGCGGCCGCGTACCGGCGATCGGCTCGGTCCGGACGAGGTCACCGTCGCGTTCGAGCAGGAGTTCCGGACTCGCACTGACGAGGTCGGCCGACCGGTACTCCAGCAGGCCGGAGTACGGCGCCGGATTCACCCGGCGAACCGCATCGTAGGCGGCGACGGGGTGGACAGCGGCGGGTGCCGCCAGTCGCTGGGAGATGTTCGTCTGAAACGTCTCACCGGCCCGAATGCGCTGTTTGACCCCCCGGACACGATCGGCGAACGACGCGCGGCCACACTCGCTCTCGAACGTCGCGTCGGTCGCGTCCACCGGTGGTGGGCCGGTCGACGGTTCACCCTCGAGAATCGCGGTTGCGAGGGCGAGCGCTCGATCGCGGCCGCGTTCGAAGAGCGACGCCGAAGAGTCGGCCGCTTCGACGCCGTCACCACTTTCTGGGTCGAGACGAGGGCACGCCGAAATCCGCAGCGTCGTCGGGCCGTCGACGGGGCCCTCCCACGCGGCGAGGCGGTCGAAGACGGCGAGTTCGAGACGGGGGAGTGTGCGATCGTCGACCGCCGATTCGGGCACCGTCTCGAGTTCGCGGGCGACGTCGTAGGAGAGCCAGCCGATCGCCCCGCACGGGTAGGGAACCCGCGTGTCGTCCTCGTCGGGGGGTCGTGTGATCGACTGGGTCGCGAGCACCCCCTCGAGGGCGGCGAGCGTCGGTGACGGCGCCGCCGTCTCGATCGATTCGGCCGGTTCGGAGACAGTCAGACGCTCGACGGGATCGACGCCGAAGTAGCCCCAGCCGGGCTGTCCGCCGGTCGTCTCGAGAAATGCACCGCCGGGCCCCCGACGGGCACGGCGGTAGGCATCGAACGGATCGTCGACGGTGAGCCGCACCTCGACGGGAATTCGCGACCCTGGCGGGGCACGTTCGGCGGCCGCCCGGACATCGTCGAGGGTCGTCACCACGTGCGGCTCGGTCATACGCCGACAGACACAGACGGGGGTCAATCCTCTTACGGTAGCGGTTGGCGTGGACGGATACGACAGTGGCGCCGATTCCCCTGGTTCGTCCCGCAACATCGGCAGGTGCCGTGGTCGGCGGAGCGAGCGATTCGACCCCAGTGGTCGGGGAGGAGAAAAAGTGGTGAAAGCGTGCGGAGAATGCGCCTCGATCGGACAGAAATGGCTCGATCGGACAGGTTAGCGATCGTTCGCGCGATCGATCCACTCCTCGATGCGCGAGGCGGCGATGTCGGTCTCCGCGGCCAGTTCGTCGGCGTCGCTCTCGGCGAGCGCCAGCGTCGAATCGACGCCGGCGGTGGCGAGGCGCTCACCGTAGGCCGGACCGATTCCCTTGATCTCGGTGACCGGTTCGCTCTCGACCTCGGTCGGTTCAGGTGTCGAATCGGTCGTCTTCTCGGTCGTCGGCGTCGCGTCGGTATCGGCAGGGCCAACGGCCTCGGCAGGTTCGGCGGCCCCGTCTTCAGGGGGTTCGCGCGAGATCGAGCCGGTCGACCCGCTGGCGTCCGTTCCCGCGGCGACCGCATTCAATTCGTCCGAGGAGTCGTCTGCCGAGTCCGGCTCTGCCTCCTCGATCGTTGCGGCGATCGATTCGGTCTCGTCCGTCTCGGCGTCAGTGTCGGCCTCGTCGGCGGACGGCGTGTCATCCGCCTCGGGCGCAGCGTCGTCTTCGGCGTCCGATGCAGTATCGAGGTCGTCAGCAGCCGACTCCGCTTCGTCGTCGGACGTATCAGCGATATCGTCGCCCGTGGGTTCGGCGTCTTCGGTAGCGTCGACGACAGTACGGTCGTCGGCGCCCGTATCGGTCGGTTCGTCACGATCGCGGCTGCTCATCGGTGGCGGTGCCTCGCGTCCGGATCGTGCCGTCGAGTCGGTCGAGTCAGTGTCGACCGTGACGCCACCATCGCGGTCGCGACGCTTCGACCCGCTTCCCCCCACACCCAGCAGGGATTTTAGCTTCTCCAGGAGTGCCATATCGATTCGATAAACGGTTCGCCCGCTAAAATCGTTCGATTACGGCAGCGGCCGGTGTCCCTCTCGACCAATCACCGTTCCTGATCGGTGTTTGCCTCGAAACTGGACCGCAGTACCCGCCCCATCGCCGCGACCGGCGCGTCGCGACCGGTCCAGCGTTCGAACGCCGCCGCCCCCTGATAGAGGAGCATCCAGGTACCGTCGACGGCGGTCGCTCCGGTGGCAGCCGCATCGCGAAGCAACCGCGTCTCGCGCGGCCGGTAGACCGCGTCCATCACGACGAGGTCCTCGTGGAGCGCCTCGCTCGGGACGATCGACTCGTCCGATTCCATCCCGACGCTGGTGGCGTTGACGAGGACCGTCGCGTCGGCGAGGAGCGTTGGGAGGTCGTCGAGGCCGTGACCCGACGCGTCGGGCACCTCGCTCGCGAGCGCCGTCGCCCGCTCGACGGTCCGATTCGCGACGCGAACGGTGGCGCCCGCCTCCGCCAGCCCGAAGGCGATCGCCCGACCGGCCCCGCCCGCTCCCACGACGACCGCCGTCGCACCGTCGAGCGAGTCGTCACGATCGGCGAACCCTCGCTCCCGAAGCGCCCGAACGGCGCCGGCTGCGTCGGTGTTGTGTCCGGTCGGCCGGGTGACCGCGTCTCGGTCGTCGGCTCCCGCCGAGCCGCCCTCGGGGAACGCGATCGTGTTGACAGCCCCGATACGGGCCGCCAGATCGTCCGGCTCGACGTGGTCGATCGCCCCCTCCTTGAACGGAATCGTGACGTTCAGTCCCGCGATGCCGAGGGAGCTAGCGCCCCGAATCGCGTCGCCGAGCGCGTCGCGGTCGGGTTCGAACGTGACGTAGGTCGCGTCCATCCCGCGGGCCTCGTACGCCGCCTCGTGCATCGGTGGCGAGAGCGAGTGGCCGACGGGGTTGCCCAGCAGGCCGTAGACGTCCATACGTCGAGTGGGCACGGGCCGCAGTTAATGGGGTCGGTGTGGTCCGCATCGGATCCGCGGAGGACGGGAGACGTAGAAGGGGGAACCGGGACGACTCGACGGTCCCCTCGAGTTGAAGCGACGCTCGCCACCGAACCGAGAACCGACGAGTATTCGACGGGTGCGGCCTCATCTGTGTCCGTGATCGCGATCGTCGAGAGCCGCGCGGACCGTGCGTCGGTGCACATCTGCGACCAGCTGCGAGACCTCGTCGCGTGGAACGCTCGCGAGGACGAGACGCGTCCCGACGCCGACGGTGGCGGGACGTACTATCGAACGGACGGGTTCGAACTGCGCTCGTTCGAGGCGCTCCACCTCGATCTCGTCGACCCGGCCGCGGCGTTCAGCGAGGAACCCGACCTCCTCGTCTTCGCCTCGCGCCACTCCGGCGAGACGGGACCGCTCCTGACGGCCCACTTCACGGGTAACGTCGGTCCCGCGGAGTTCGGCGGCGAACCGAACGCGTTCGCCGACGCCGCACCGAACGCCCTCGCCGAGCTGCTCGCCGCTTACGATCGGTACGCGCCGGATCGCTACGAGGTCGGGATGGAGTGTACCCACCACGGGCCCACCGCCGTCGGCTGTCCCTCGCTCTTCGCCGAACTGGGCAGCGACGACGAGCAGTGGGACGACCCTGAGGGCGCCGAAGCCGTGGCACGTGCCATCCTCGAGTTGCGAGGGGTCCCAGCACACCGGACCGATCCCGAGACCGGTCGCCCGCGCCAGGTCGTCGGCTTCGGGGGCGGCCACTACGTCCCGCGATTCGAGCGCATCGTCCGCGAGACGCCGTGGGCCGTCGGCCACATTGCAGCCGACTGGGGCCTGGACGAACTCGACGATCGGGACGCGGTCGAAACCGTGGTCCGGCGTGCGTTCGCGGCGACCGACGCCGACGTCGCCGTCGTCGAGGGGACCAAACCCGACCTCCGGAGCGTGATCGAGGAACTCGGCCATCGTGTCGAACGCGAAGCCTGGGTGCGCGAGGTCGACGACCGGCCGCTGTCGCTCGTCGACGCGGTCGAAACCGCGCTGGGTCCGATCGCAGACGGCGTTCGGTTCGGCGATCGGGAGACCGAGGCGTTCGAAGTCGTCTCCCTGCCGACCGACCTCGTCACGACGGCGGAGGGTGTCGATCCGGAGCGAACGTGGGACGCCGTCACGGCCCACGCAGTCGCGGTCGAAACGTCGAACGGCGGCAGCCGACTCGGAGGCCGGGCTGCGATTCCAACTGACACCGACGCCGACCGAACCGCTCGCGGACTCCCTCGGTCCCTCGTCGACGCGCTGGCCGACGTCATCCGGCCCGAATTCGAACGCGTCTCGGTCACCGACGCGGGCGTCGAAGTCGTCGAGACCGCCTTCGACCCGTCGCTGGCACGCGACCTCGGCGTCCCCGACGGACCGCTGTTCGGCGAACTGGCGTCGGGCGAGGCCGTGACCGTCGACGGTCGCCAGATCGAGCCCGAGGAGGTTCACGAACGCAGAACGACGCAGTTCCCCTGTTGAGCGCCATCGGCCGACCGTCGGTCACTGTCGCCGATCGGGCGATCGCCGTTGCCAACCGACGGAGACCGTCATCCGGACGGTAGCCTCATCGCGAAACTGCCGGAACTGTCTGCCGAGACCACCGTAAAATCAGCTGCCGGTTCGATATGGGCAGATGTCTGACGTCCGCATGACGTTGTGGGGAAACGATCATAACGGTGGGGTCGTAATGGCGTTTCAAGAATGGATTCAATTGTCGAAGACGCCATCGACGAGGCCGAATCGGGTGACCCCGAGGCGCGGGCCGACCCCGTCTCGGACGAGCCCGCCCAGTCGTCGAACGCGTCGGGGACGATGACCGACGAGGAGCTAAAGGACGTCCTGCAGGACCTCCAGACGGACATCACGGTCGTCGGCTGTGGCGGGGCCGGTGGCAACACGGTCGACCGGATGGACGAAGAGGGGATCCACGGCGCGAAACTGGTCGCCGCGAACACGGACGTCCAGCACTTGGTCGAGATCGAGGCCGACACAAAGATCCTCATGGGCGAGCAGAAGACCTCCGGCCGCGGCGCCGGATCGCTCCCGCAGGTCGGCGAGGAAGCCGCCCTGGAGAGCCAGGAGGACATCTACGACGCGATCGAGGGCTCCGACATGGTCTTCGTCACCGCCGGACTGGGTGGCGGGACGGGTACCGGCTCCGCGCCGGTCGTCGCGAAGGCCGCCCGCGAATCCGGCGCCCTGACGATCTCCATCGTCACGACGCCCTTTACCGCGGAAGGAGAAGTTCGCCGGACGAACGCCGAGGCTGGCCTCGAGCGTCTCCGCGACGTCTCCGACACCGTCATCGTCGTGCCGAACGACCGCCTGCTGGACTCCGTCGGTAAGCTCCCCGTCCGCCAGGCGTTCAAGGTGAGTGACGAAGTCCTGATGCGCTCCGTGAAGGGCATCACGGAACTCATCACCAAGCCCGGTCTCGTCAACCTGGACTTCGCCGACGTCCGCACCGTCATGGAGAAAGGTGGCGTCGCGATGATCGGCCTCGGGGAGTCCGACTCCGAAGCGAAAGCCGAAGACTCCGTCAAGACCGCCCTCCGCTCGCCGCTGCTCGACGTCGACATCTCCGGTGCGAGTTCCGCGCTGGTCAACGTCACCGGCGGGAACGACATGTCCATCGAGGAAGCCGAAGGCGTCGTCGAGGAGATCTACGACCGCATCGACCCCGACGCCCGCATCATCTGGGGCACCTCGATCGACGAGACCCTGGAGGGCAGCATGCGAACCATGATCGTCGTCACCGGCGTCCAGTCGCCCCAGATCTACGGTCGCCCGGAGGGCGAGGCCGTCCAGCCTCAGGGCGTGGGCGGACAGGCCGGCGGCCAGCCACCGGCAGGCGGGCAGGGCGCCCCCGGCGGGCAGAACGCCGGCGGTCAGCCTGGCGTCGACGCCGAAGATGACGACGATATCGACTTCGTCGGCTAACTCGTTCGACGATCCATACGCTATCTGCGTCGTCTCCTGACGGTTCTCGTCTCCGCTCCGTTCGATGTTGTTCGCTTGTC containing:
- a CDS encoding D-aminoacyl-tRNA deacylase, whose product is MSVIAIVESRADRASVHICDQLRDLVAWNAREDETRPDADGGGTYYRTDGFELRSFEALHLDLVDPAAAFSEEPDLLVFASRHSGETGPLLTAHFTGNVGPAEFGGEPNAFADAAPNALAELLAAYDRYAPDRYEVGMECTHHGPTAVGCPSLFAELGSDDEQWDDPEGAEAVARAILELRGVPAHRTDPETGRPRQVVGFGGGHYVPRFERIVRETPWAVGHIAADWGLDELDDRDAVETVVRRAFAATDADVAVVEGTKPDLRSVIEELGHRVEREAWVREVDDRPLSLVDAVETALGPIADGVRFGDRETEAFEVVSLPTDLVTTAEGVDPERTWDAVTAHAVAVETSNGGSRLGGRAAIPTDTDADRTARGLPRSLVDALADVIRPEFERVSVTDAGVEVVETAFDPSLARDLGVPDGPLFGELASGEAVTVDGRQIEPEEVHERRTTQFPC
- the ftsZ gene encoding cell division protein FtsZ, with the translated sequence MDSIVEDAIDEAESGDPEARADPVSDEPAQSSNASGTMTDEELKDVLQDLQTDITVVGCGGAGGNTVDRMDEEGIHGAKLVAANTDVQHLVEIEADTKILMGEQKTSGRGAGSLPQVGEEAALESQEDIYDAIEGSDMVFVTAGLGGGTGTGSAPVVAKAARESGALTISIVTTPFTAEGEVRRTNAEAGLERLRDVSDTVIVVPNDRLLDSVGKLPVRQAFKVSDEVLMRSVKGITELITKPGLVNLDFADVRTVMEKGGVAMIGLGESDSEAKAEDSVKTALRSPLLDVDISGASSALVNVTGGNDMSIEEAEGVVEEIYDRIDPDARIIWGTSIDETLEGSMRTMIVVTGVQSPQIYGRPEGEAVQPQGVGGQAGGQPPAGGQGAPGGQNAGGQPGVDAEDDDDIDFVG